In Papaver somniferum cultivar HN1 chromosome 1, ASM357369v1, whole genome shotgun sequence, a genomic segment contains:
- the LOC113297985 gene encoding nicotinate phosphoribosyltransferase 2-like — protein MEANNRVNGLEEKIKGPTNPMVTPLLTDLYQFTMAYAYWKGGKHLERSVFDLFFRRNPFGGEYTIFAGLEECIRFIANFRIGEEEIAFLRQCLPPTCEDAFFDYLRGIDCSDVEVYAVAEGSVVFPKMPLMRIEGPVALVQLLETPFVNLINYASLVATNAARHRFVAGKSKMLLEFGLRRAQGPDGGISASKYCYMGGFDATSNVAAGKLFGIPLRGTHSHAFVSSFMSADEIVDKSLRSSNGSTTCEDFVGLVQSWLNKLQYTESLRGSFGETNQSELAAFTSYALAFPSNFLALVDTYDVVRSGIPNFCAVALALNDLGYKAGGIRLDSGDLAYLSCESRKFFRAVEKEFGVPGFGKINITASNDLNEETLDALNKQGHEVDSFGIGTYLVTCYAQPALGCVFKLVEINKQPRIKLSEDVSKVSIPCKKRCFRLFGKEGYPLVDIMTGVNEPPPKVSERILCRHPFNESKRAYVVPQQVEELLKCYWSGDSGTPREELPPIQKIRERCIQQLDQMRPDHMRRLNPTPYKVSVSAKLYDFIHFLWLNEAPVGELQ, from the exons ATGGAGGCAAATAATAGGGTTAATGGATTGGAGGAGAAGATTAAAGGACCAACCAATCCAATGGTTACACCTTTATTGACAGATCTTTATCAGTTTACCATGGCTTATGCTTATTGGAAAGGTGGCAAACATTTGGAACGATCTGT gtttgatttgtttttccGACGGAACCCTTTTGGTGGTGAATACACTATCTTTGCTGGTCTAGAGGAATGCATTCGTTTTATAGCTAATTTCAGAATTGGGGAGGAGGAGATTGCTTTCCTTCGTCAATGTCTGCCCCCAACATGCGAG GATGCTTTTTTTGATTACCTACGGGGGATCGATTGTTCTGATGTTGAAGTATATGCTGTTGCTGAAGGATCCGTTGTTTTTCCCAAGATGCCATTGATGAGAATTGAAGGACCAGTTGCT CTTGTTCAACTGCTGGAAACCCCATTTGtgaatcttattaattatgcatCTTTGGTTGCTACAAATGCTGCAAGACATCGGTTTGTTGCAGGGAAATCCAAAATGCTACTTGAATTTGGTCTTCGGCGAGCTCAG GGACCTGATGGTGGAATAAGTGCATCAAAATACTGTTACATGGGTGGGTTTGATGCAACGAG CAACGTTGCAGCTGGGAAGTTATTTGGAATACCACTTCGTGGAACTCACTCTCATGCCTTTGTTAGCTCATTCATG AGTGCTGATGAAATTGTAGATAAATCACTTCGTAGTTCCAACGGCTCCACTACTTGTGAAGATTTCGTTGGTCTAGTTCAGTCCTGGCTTAACAAACTTCAG TATACAGAGTCCTTGCGAGGAAGTTTTGGAGAGACTAATCAAAGCGAGTTGGCAGCCTTTACCTCTTATGCATTGGCATTCCCGAGTAACTTTCTTGCCCTTGTGGACACGTATGAT GTCGTGAGGAGTGGGATTCCTAACTTTTGTGCGGTTGCTTTAGCTCTTAATGATTTGGG GTATAAAGCGGGTGGGATTAGGTTGGACTCCGGTGACCTAGCTTATTTGTCTTGTGAGTCCCGCAAGTTCTTCCGTGCTGTTGAGAAGGAATTTGGAGTCCCTGGTTTTGGGAAGATTAACATCACTGCTAGTAATGACCTCAACGAGGAAACTTTAGATGCTTTAAACAAACAG GGACACGAGGTTGATTCATTTGGAATTGGCACCTATCTAGTTACTTGCTATGCTCAACCAGCTCTAGGTTGTGTTTTCAAATTGGTGGAAATAAATAAACAACCTCGCATCAAACTTTCTGAAGATGTTTCAAAG GTTTCCATTCCATGTAAAAAGCGATGTTTCAGATTGTTCGGGAAAGAAGGTTACCCTTTGGTAGACATAATGACTGGTGTAAATGAACCACCTCCAAAG GTATCAGAACGGATTTTGTGCCGTCATCCTTTTAATGAATCTAAGAGAGCCTACGTGGTGCCACAGCAGGTTGAAGAGCTTTTAAAGTGTTACTGGAGCGGAGATTCAG GTACGCCAAGAGAAGAGTTGCCACCAATTCAGAAGATCAGAGAGCGTTGCATACAACAGTTGGATCAAATGCGGCCTGATCATATGAGGAGACTTAATCCAACGCCTTATAAG GTAAGTGTGAGTGCTAAACTATATGACTTCATCCATTTTCTGTGGCTCAACGAGGCACCTGTCGGGGAGTTGCAGTAG